In one Pempheris klunzingeri isolate RE-2024b chromosome 8, fPemKlu1.hap1, whole genome shotgun sequence genomic region, the following are encoded:
- the tnfaip8l2b gene encoding tumor necrosis factor, alpha-induced protein 8-like protein 2 B: protein MDTFNSKDMALKAQKKILSSMATKSSVQMFIDDTTSEILDELYRVSKEYLGNKGEAQKVIKNLIKIAVKIGVLFRNNRFSTEELGMAQDFKKKLHQGAMTAISFYEVDFTFDKAVMADLLTSCRDLLLKLVHAHLTPKSHGRINHVFNHYSDPELLTKLYEPEGPLRPHLTKICKGLDKLMEDGTI, encoded by the exons ATGGACACTTTCAACTCAAAGGACATGGCCTTGAAGGCGCAGAAGAAAATCCTCAGCAGCATGGCCACCAAAAGCTCTGTCCAAATGTTCATTGACGATACCACCAGCGAGATCCTGGATGAACTTTACCGTGTCTCCAAAGAGTACTTGGGTAATAAAGGTGAGGCCCAGAAAGTGATCAAAAACCTGATCAAGATAGCCGTGAAGATCGGAGTGCTGTTCAGAAACAACCGTTTTAGCACAGAGGAGCTGGGAATGGCCCAAGATTTTAAGAAGAAGCTGCACCAGGGAGCCATGACAGCTATCAGCTTCTACGAG GTGGACTTTACCTTTGACAAGGCAGTGATGGCCGACCTCCTGACCAGCTGCAGGGATCTGCTTCTGAAGCTGGTCCACGCCCACCTCACGCCTAAATCCCACGGTCGCATCAACCACGTCTTCAACCATTACTCAGACCCAGAGCTGCTGACCAAACTGTATGAGCCAGAGGGCCCGCTCCGACCCCACCTCACCAAGATCTGCAAAGGACTCGACAAACTGATGGAGGACGGGACAATATGA